The genomic window AAGCGGTTCTCCAGCATGGCGATGGCCGCCTCCGCCAAGGTACGCTCCGCAGAATTGGAAGTCTTCGCCAAATAACGGCGGGCCGATTCCAAGCGACCCGCGTCGATCGCCGTAAGGGCGGCGTTCAGATTCGACACCGGATCCTCCGGATACATACGCACGGCAATCTCGAAGACCTCGCGGTAAGCGTCGCTACCCGGTTCCATCGTCTGCGCCACCTGAAACATCTCGTTTAGACTCAACTGCCTGGGGTCCGAATAGATCAACTCACGGGCCTCCTCTACCGTAAACGAACGGATCGTGTAGCGCACCGCGTAATCCGAATGGCGCAAGGCGGGATAAATATCACGCAAGAGTACCCGATACGAGGCCCCCCCGTTCAACGCCTTCAGCTTCGCCTCGCGGCGGTCGTAATCCTTCGGTTCGTCCGCTCGGATAATGGCCAGCAGCTCCTCCTTGTCCGCAAGCGAGGAGTTCTCCACCCGTTTCTCCAATCCGGCCCAGTCCTCCGGCTCGAAATCCACCGTGAAACGGGCCTGCTCAAAGTGGTAAAGGCCCTTCACATATTCGATCAACGCCTTGGCGCGGTGCTCGGCCAGATAAGTGTTATGCTTATAGGTACCTTCCGGCGATGCGAAACCCTTGATATATACCTCCGTGATGGTAGCGTAAGGATCATCCTTCACCGACGAGACGGTCTCGAGGATCTTGCGCAACTCCGAGGGATTGTCGCGATACTCGGGATATATCTCCGTGCGGTTTACCGGGAAGTCGAGGAAGGCGCTTCCTTCCTTCACACGCTCTTTCACACGCTCTGCCTCCGGCGTGACGTAGGCCAAAAGCGGCCGCAATACCACAGGCTCTGCGATTCGGATCGGGAAAAGCGGTGACTTATCATTACTCAACGCCTCCCAGCCGCAACCGCAAAAATCGGCTACCAGCGACACCTCCGAACGCTCCATCCACTTAACGAAAGGAATGGAGGCATGGTAATCGAACGTCTGCTCCTTCCCATTGTGACGGCGTAAGACAAACTCCCCGTTCGCCGTCGCATCACGCTTGGATCGCTCGTACTGGATCTGGCGGTTGCGCCCGTTCACGATCACGGGAGGCAAAGCCCTTACGCTATCGCCCCGCTCGATCAGCGGCGTACAGACCAAACTCCGGTTGGCAGGTAGCGACAACTCGTCCAACGCTAGTTTCATATCAATTATCAAGCGATCGCCCACATGCTCCACCAACCGCTCCTTCACGACGATGGCGGTAGCCGTCTGCTGCGCCTGTACGGGAATCGTAGTACCCACACAACCGGCCAAACAGGCGATCCCAAGTATCATCCATCCTTGTAGATTCTTCATTTTTCAGTCCTCCATCGATTAAAATTGGTAAATGAGATTGATCGCCGCCTGCGTAGGCCCGAAGTAATGCTTCTTGATCCCTTCTTGCTTGCGGCCGCAATTTGCGCAGGGATACTTGTCCGACTTCAAGTACAGATAGCCCACGCCCACCGTGGCCTCCAAGTTCCAATGGCGAGACAGCAGCCACGAGTATCCATAACTGATACCGGCTCCCGCGCCCCATCCCTGGTGACGCTCGCCCTCTGTACCCAGCCATTTGATATCGGCTACATTATATAATAGGTACGGAGTATGCACGCCGAGGAAATGGCCGTTAAACGTCTCGCAAAACCAATACCTCAACTCCGGGTGCAGACGCAAATGCTTCAGTGAACGGCCATAACTCCCATCATCGTTCTTGCCGCTGAACGGATTCAAGCCTGCCTCCAACTCAAGCGTCCAATGACGGGCGAGATAAACTTCAGCCCCCAAATTAAACGTGGCAGTAGCCCAATAAGAAATATTACTCTTGATCCCAATCATGGAGCCTTTCCCTTCGGCCGGTACCCCCTGCGCTCTCGAAAGAAACGGGACTGCCAACAAGAATAGCATGAAAATCGTCTTCTTCATTCTTTCTTATTCATTATGGTTGTTAATCTTATATCTTCTCACCCTTCTGCCCCCTCAAGACCCAACTTCCTAAAATCAACTAACGGCAAGAATGGCCCGTGGACTTATTTATGGAATAAGGTTTAGCGTTTCAAAAACGTCAGCGGAGAATAAACGTTAAACAACATTTTATTGTCGTTTATATAGTATATCAATAGACCACACGGAACGTTTCAGAAAAACATGTACATGTTTTCCTGAAAAGACGTACATGTTTTTTGGAAAACACGTACATGAAATCCAATAAATATTATGGTGTTTCTATACAGCTGCCAATCAATGGCTTACATATAGGCCTATCCAAACGAGCTTATTGTATTATTTGTTTTTGATATTCAGGAGGAATTTGTAGAGTATAGAAATTCCTCTTTAGTTGAGAGAGTGAATCAATAAAGGTGAATATGGTTCATTTTAAAGACATAGCTTCCCCTAAATTCCTTATTTGGTGAAAAGAACTTGACAATTTTAATGCAGAAAAGTTGTGATAATAAAATATTTATTATGTATTTTTGTGAACTAATAGGGAGAAAGTTACTATTTTAACGCTAAAACTCCTTATTCCATAAATAAGTTCACAAACCATCCATCCTTTTCTCTAAAATCCGATTTACAGAGCCTATCACCTTCATGTTCGCATGAGCCAAACGTGATATATCCAATTCTTCCAGATAAAAACGAGTCGTTTTCTCCGACGAGTGCCCCAACGCCTGGCTGATCAAGGCCATCGGCATATCGCAACGTAAAGCTTCTGATGCCCAGCTATGGCGAACAACATACGACGTAAACGGATTCGGTAACCGTAAAGTTTGCCCAATCCGTTTCAGCCGGGCATTATGCTGAGCCAAGCTACGCTTATACCTCAAATGGTCCGGATTCCCGGGCGGAAGAATCGGGAACAAATACGACGATCCGGTCGCTCGCTGCCGATCCGCATATTTCCGGATCAATTGCAACATACTACTGGTTATCTCCAACCGGATCATACGTCCTGTCTTATGACGGTGATATACCAACTCATTCCCCCGGATATTCTGCCTCGTCAAGTACGCTATATCCACAAAAGGCATCCCGCAAGCCATAAAACTGAATAGGGAAAGATCTATCGATAATTCCACTTGCGGGTCATCCGCCACCTTGATCTGAGCGATTTGCTGGAACAAAGATGCGGGAATCGCACGCCTCGCCGTCATCGCACGCCGGAGTTTCAAATTCTCAAACGGATAATATGACGCAGGAACCAACGACTCTTGGCAAGCCGTATTATAAAGCGCCCGCAAACTACTGATATACGTATTTACCGTATTAGTAGCTAATCCTTTTCCCTGAAGATACGTGATGAAATCTATCACCAACGCACGATTCAAATCGGCCAAACAGAACCCCGGGTTCTTCACGAATCTTAAAAAATGCCTTACGGCCACCTCATACAACTCAGCTGTCCCTTCTTTCTTTAACTGCCGTTTCATGTCTCTTCGTTTTCCCATATAATCCATCAATGAGATTGCTAACTTTTTCTTACGTCCTCGTTTCATACTCCTTTCACTAAATTATTTATACTTTACACGAACAAATTAATTCAAATTATTACTTTTGTTCCCGAAAATAAGAAAATAGGTAACAATTAAAAGCATAAAAGCAACAATAAATAATATGGCAAACAATCGAGTCACATTCGGTAGTAAATTGGGCGTAGTACTAGCTACCGTAGGATGCGCCGTCGGATTGGGAAGCGTATGGCGCTTTCCTTATATGCTAGGAGCGAACGGAGGTGCGGCATTCCTACTGGTCTACATACTTTTCATGATATTTCTAGGCATTCCGGTAATGATAACCGAGTTTTTCATCGGCCGGCATTCCCGCAGCAATACGGTGGGTTCTTTCAAGAAAATGGCTCCCGGTACAAAATGGTGCTGGATTGGGTACAACGGTATCTTGGCCGCGTTTTTGATCTTAAGTTATTACTCGGTCGTCTCCGGTTGGACGCTTGAATATGTTTGGCAAACGCTAAGTGGCCGTTTGTATGGACAGCCGGATATAGACTATACGGCCGATTTTCAGGATTTCGCTTCCAATGTCTTCCGTCCGATCTTTTGGATGGGCGCTTTTATCGGGTTAACTCACTTCGTGATTGTCTCGGGTGTAGAAAAAGGTATCGAACGGGCCTCTAAGATCATGATGCCGC from Parabacteroides distasonis ATCC 8503 includes these protein-coding regions:
- a CDS encoding tyrosine-type recombinase/integrase, producing the protein MKRGRKKKLAISLMDYMGKRRDMKRQLKKEGTAELYEVAVRHFLRFVKNPGFCLADLNRALVIDFITYLQGKGLATNTVNTYISSLRALYNTACQESLVPASYYPFENLKLRRAMTARRAIPASLFQQIAQIKVADDPQVELSIDLSLFSFMACGMPFVDIAYLTRQNIRGNELVYHRHKTGRMIRLEITSSMLQLIRKYADRQRATGSSYLFPILPPGNPDHLRYKRSLAQHNARLKRIGQTLRLPNPFTSYVVRHSWASEALRCDMPMALISQALGHSSEKTTRFYLEELDISRLAHANMKVIGSVNRILEKRMDGL
- a CDS encoding DUF3575 domain-containing protein, translated to MKKTIFMLFLLAVPFLSRAQGVPAEGKGSMIGIKSNISYWATATFNLGAEVYLARHWTLELEAGLNPFSGKNDDGSYGRSLKHLRLHPELRYWFCETFNGHFLGVHTPYLLYNVADIKWLGTEGERHQGWGAGAGISYGYSWLLSRHWNLEATVGVGYLYLKSDKYPCANCGRKQEGIKKHYFGPTQAAINLIYQF
- a CDS encoding DUF3868 domain-containing protein translates to MKNLQGWMILGIACLAGCVGTTIPVQAQQTATAIVVKERLVEHVGDRLIIDMKLALDELSLPANRSLVCTPLIERGDSVRALPPVIVNGRNRQIQYERSKRDATANGEFVLRRHNGKEQTFDYHASIPFVKWMERSEVSLVADFCGCGWEALSNDKSPLFPIRIAEPVVLRPLLAYVTPEAERVKERVKEGSAFLDFPVNRTEIYPEYRDNPSELRKILETVSSVKDDPYATITEVYIKGFASPEGTYKHNTYLAEHRAKALIEYVKGLYHFEQARFTVDFEPEDWAGLEKRVENSSLADKEELLAIIRADEPKDYDRREAKLKALNGGASYRVLLRDIYPALRHSDYAVRYTIRSFTVEEARELIYSDPRQLSLNEMFQVAQTMEPGSDAYREVFEIAVRMYPEDPVSNLNAALTAIDAGRLESARRYLAKTSNSAERTLAEAAIAMLENRLDEAEALLGKLSDNPSMASQVEENLRQIAEKRQE